Proteins co-encoded in one Salvelinus sp. IW2-2015 unplaced genomic scaffold, ASM291031v2 Un_scaffold757, whole genome shotgun sequence genomic window:
- the LOC112068820 gene encoding C-type natriuretic peptide 4, with product MNISHLVACGLMIILLSVRTGAKPLPPAQQKSLRSLLGEELSEFLASEERERRMENLRSRVRLLRDLRMETRAKGMWARLLNDQPSARRHKANTKKGAAARSGCFGHKMDRIGTISGMGC from the exons ATGAACATCTCCCATTTGGTGGCTTGTGGACTTATGATCATTCTGCTTTCAGTGAGGACAGGGGCGAAGCCTCTGCCACCAGCGCAACAGAAG TCTCTTAGAAGTTTGTTGGGGGAGGAGCTGTCGGAGTTCCTGGCGTccgaagagagagagcggaggatggAAAACTTGCGCTCCAGGGTACGATTGCTGCGAGACCTGCGCATGGAAACTCGCGCCAAGGGCATGTGGGCGCGCTTGCTGAACGACCAGCCCAGTGCACGGAGACACAAAGCTAACACCAAGAAAGGGGCCGCGGCCCGGAGTGGCTGCTTCGGACACAAAATGGACAGGATAGGCACTATTAGCGGCATGGGCTGTTAG